A single window of Zea mays cultivar B73 chromosome 10, Zm-B73-REFERENCE-NAM-5.0, whole genome shotgun sequence DNA harbors:
- the LOC103640657 gene encoding BTB/POZ domain and ankyrin repeat-containing protein NH5.2 — MATPAPPTNCVNQASSSCRTESHAQRASDLSLLHPSLRSLSHTTTVELPRHHRRPVEVASLCPPFPSSSSPPSPSLPFPPSNSCFACFPAPSSKTRLLISVLWPSVRPAGPPASSKKACRSQVFSLYYLSGIASHRIDGATTYGTAHEIMSSEDSLKSLSLDYLNLLINGQAFSDVAFSVEGRLVHAHRCVLAARSLFFRKLFCGLDPNHPPPPPGARAAAAAAPELVIPVSSIRYEVLVLVLQFLYSGQASVAAPKSGPLPGCGARGCWHTRCGAAVDLALDTLAAARSFGVEQLALLVQKQLESMVKEASVDDVMKVLMASRKFEMQELWATCSHLVARSGLSADLLAKHLPIDVVAKIEEIRAKSPVPAGAPRSPFLTHHYLPINAASSAADRDHKIRRMRRALDAADIELVKLMVMGEGLDLDDALAVHYAVQHCGRDVVKALLELGAADVNSRAGPTGKTALHLAAEMVSPDMVSVLLDHHADPSARTLDGVTPLDVLRGLTSEFLFKGAVPGLTHIEPNKLRLCLELVQSAVMVTTRDVDAAGDDAGGSDGGGGGNFPRSDADDSLVSLTMNSTLMYQGQEMAAAAVAAGEARKGNGGGGGGGRGSPSNLYFPNGGFP, encoded by the exons ATGGCGACGCCGGCCCCACCCACGAACTGTGTGAACCAGGCGTCGTCGTCGTGCAGGACAGAAAGCCACGCACAGCGAGCGAGCGATCTCTCCCTCCTCCATCCATCGCTCCGATCTCTTTCTCACACAACCACAGTGGAGTTACCACGGCACCACCGGCGGCCCGTAGAGGTAGCTAGCCTTTGCCCTCCTTTTCCATCGTCTTcatcccctccctctccctctctcccttttCCTCCCTCCAACAGCTGCTTTGCTTGCTTTCCGGCCCCTAGCTCCAAAACCCGCCTTCTTATCTCCGTCCTCTGGCCGTCCGTCCGGCCGGCCGGGCCGCCCGCTAGCTCCAAAAAGGCATGCAGGAGCCAGGTCTTTAGTCTTTACTACCTCTCTGGCATCGCATCGCATCGCATCGACGGGGCGACGACGTACGGCACGGCACATGAGATCATGAGCTCGGAGGACTCGCTCAAGTCCCTCTCGCTGGACTACCTCAACCTGCTCATCAACGGGCAGGCCTTCAGCGACGTGGCGTTCAGCGTGGAGGGCCGCCTGGTGCACGCGCACCGCTGCGTGCTCGCGGCGCGCAGCCTCTTCTTCCGCAAGCTCTTCTGCGGCCTCGACCCCAaccacccgccgccgccgcccggcgcccgcgcggccgcggccgcggcgcCGGAGCTCGTCATCCCCGTCAGCTCCATCCGCTACGAGGTGCTCGTCCTTGTGCTCCAGTTCCTCTACAGCGGGCAGGCCTCCGTGGCCGCGCCCAAGAGCGGGCCCCTCCCCGGGTGCGGCGCCCGCGGGTGCTGGCACACCCGATGCGGCGCCGCCGTCGACCTCGCCCTCGACACCCTTGCCGCCGCCCGCTCCTTCGGCGTCGAGCAGCTCGCGCTCCTGGTCCAG AAGCAGCTGGAGAGCATGGTGAAGGAGGCGTCGGTGGACGACGTGATGAAGGTGCTGATGGCGTCGCGCAAGTTCGAGATGCAGGAGCTGTGGGCCACCTGCTCCCACCTGGTGGCGCGCTCGGGCCTCTCCGCCGACCTGCTCGCCAAGCACCTCCCCATCGACGTGGTGGCCAAGATCGAGGAGATCCGCGCCAAGTCCCCCGTCCCCGCCGGCGCGCCGCGCTCGCCGTTCCTCACCCACCACTACCTCCCCATCAACGCGGCGTCGTCGGCCGCCGACCGCGACCACAAGATCCGGCGCATGCGGCGCGCGCTCGACGCCGCCGACATCGAGCTCGTCAAGCTCATGGTCATGGGCGAGGGGCTGGACCTCGACGACGCGCTCGCCGTGCACTACGCTGTCCAGCACTGCGGCCGCGACGTCGTCAAGGCGCTGCTGGAGCTCGGCGCCGCCGACGTCAACTCCCGCGCCGGCCCCACGGGGAAGACCGCGCTGCACCTGGCCGCCGAGATGGTCTCCCCCGATATGGTGTCCGTGCTGCTTGACCACCACGCCGACCCCAGCGCCAGGACGCTCGACGGCGTCACCCCGCTCGACGTGCTCCGAGGCCTCACATCAGAGTTCCTGTTCAAGGGCGCCGTGCCGGGGCTCACGCACATCGAGCCCAACAAGCTCAGGCTCTGCCTTGAGCTCGTGCAGTCCGCGGTGATGGTGACCACGCGCGACGTCGACGCCGCCGGCGACGACGCCGGGGgaagcgacggcggcggcggcggcaactTCCCCAGGAGCGACGCCGACGAcagcttggtgagcctgacgatgAACTCCACGCTCATGTACCAGGGCCAGGAGATGGCGGCTGCCGCGGTGGCCGCCGGTGAGGCGAGGAAAgggaacggcggcggcggcggcggcggccgagggaGCCCGTCCAACTTGTACTTCCCCAATGGCGGCTTCCCATAA
- the LOC107228384 gene encoding Scarecrow-like protein 3-like translates to MDMFQEDTLSSATSSPASSLCTPSPHPHGSSWVQELSHDQQGLRLISLLYQCAAEVAAGAFDRANFYLEQITQLASLDAPHTLQRLAAVFADALARKLLNLVPGLSRALLPTGPGSPAEAHLVPAARRHLFDVLPFMKLAYLTTNHAVLEAMEGERFVHVVDLSGPAANPVQWIALFHAFRSRRGGPPHLRVTAVHDAKEFLASMACVLAREAEAFDIPFQFSAVEARLEDLDADALRHLLRVRSGEALAVSVVGQLHRLLAADDAGGGRSSRHVHVPGSSCLTPVQIIARSSPSSFGELLERELNTRLQLSPDYSPVLSISPQSSPVPGQQQQREKAPKLGSFLRAVRALSPKIMVVAEPEANHNAPTFMERFEEALNYYASLFDCLERASAAQAHRCAGERARAERLVLGEEIRGVVAREGAERKERHERLARWARRMEAAGMERVGLSYDGMMEARKLLQSCGWGGGGDDSAYQVAHDASGKAFFFCWHRKPLYSVSAWRPAA, encoded by the coding sequence ATGGACATGTTCCAGGAGGACACGCTGTCGTCGGCCACGTCGTCTCCGGCGTCGTCGCTGTGCACGCCGTCGCCGCACCCGCACGGGTCGTCGTGGGTGCAGGAGCTGAGCCACGACCAGCAGGGCCTGCGCCTCATCAGCCTGCTGTACCAGTGCGCGGCGGAGGTGGCGGCGGGCGCCTTCGACCGCGCCAACTTCTACCTTGAGCAGATCACGCAGCTGGCGTCGCTGGACGCGCCGCACACGCTGCAGCGCCTCGCCGCCGTCTTCGCCGACGCGCTGGCGCGGAAGCTGCTCAACCTGGTGCCAGGCCTGTCGCGGGCGCTGCTGCCCACGGGGCCGGGCAGCCCCGCGGAGGCGCACCTGGTGCCCGCCGCGCGGCGCCACCTCTTCGACGTGCTGCCCTTCATGAAGCTGGCCTACCTCACCACCAACCACGCCGTCCTGGAGGCCATGGAGGGGGAGAGGTTCGTGCACGTCGTCGACCTCTCCGGCCCCGCCGCCAACCCGGTGCAGTGGATCGCGCTGTTCCACGCCTTCCGCAGCCGCCGCGGGGGGCCCCCGCACCTCCGCGTCACGGCCGTGCACGACGCCAAGGAGTTCCTGGCCAGCATGGCCTGCGTGCTCGCCAGGGAGGCCGAGGCGTTCGACATCCCGTTCCAGTTCAGCGCCGTGGAGGCCAGGCTGGAGGACCTGGACGCGGACGCGCTGCGGCACCTCCTCCGCGTGCGCTCCGGCGAGGCGCTGGCCGTCAGCGTGGTGGGGCAGCTGCACCGCCTCCTGGCGGCCGACGACGCCGGCGGCGGCAGGAGCAGCAGGCACGTGCACGTCCCGGGCAGCAGCTGCCTCACCCCGGTGCAGATCATCGCGCGCTCCAGCCCCAGCAGCTTCGGCGAGCTGCTGGAGCGGGAGCTCAACACGCGGCTGCAGCTGAGCCCGGACTACTCGCCGGTGCTCTCTATCTCGCCGCAGTCGTCGCCGGTGCCTGGGCAGCAGCAGCAGAGGGAAAAGGCGCCGAAGCTGGGGAGCTTCCTGCGCGCGGTGCGGGCGCTGTCGCCCAAGATCATGGTGGTGGCGGAGCCGGAGGCGAACCACAACGCGCCCACGTTCATGGAGCGGTTCGAGGAGGCGCTCAACTACTACGCGTCGCTGTTCGACTGCCTGGAGCGCGCGTCGGCGGCGCAGGCGCACCGGTGCGCGGGGGAGCGGGCGCGCGCCGAGCGGCTGGTGCTCGGGGAGGAGATCCGCGGCGTGGTGGCGCGGGAGGGCGCGGAGCGCAAGGAGCGGCACGAGCGGCTGGCGCGGTGGGCGCGCCGGATGGAGGCCGCCGGGATGGAGCGCGTCGGGCTTAGCTACGACGGCATGATGGAGGCGCGGAAGCTGCTGCAGAGCTGCGGGTGGGGCGGCGGCGGGGACGACTCCGCGTACCAGGTGGCGCACGACGCCAGCGGGAaggccttcttcttctgctgGCACCGCAAGCCGCTCTACTCCGTCTCCGCCTGGAGGCCGGCGGCGTAG
- the LOC100193422 gene encoding uncharacterized protein LOC100193422, which produces MGGWNRSLYVTGHRDRSAGASRTPLPPPSPDYGDKHQQVPLWEREFCRHVGDITWEQFCENKQYVGQFHKLEPWDDSAAFDCFQNAKARFWASYHGQPSDIPLLDDPDLYIDKVDHQCEVDPELVADLDSVGLPFESDDNPASAKGWTNAGADNKCTQNGSGNWDAFVEKPAEVSKWDSEANLASNTTWGGQANVATPEAVWRGQSFSKWGNDSNTSRGVPLEKPSWRGCNKNRYTPNSWSSNFHSRPSDNRYQQLEDPSYTSGTGRKWNGGDGGGYVKQRSFKHRNQDQGQHQQPRSGSWQQDQRGRSRQWRPVHSRAP; this is translated from the exons ATGGGGGGCTGGAACCGGTCGCTGTACGTGACGGGCCACCGTGACCGCTCCGCCGGCGCTTCGCGTACTCCTCTGCCTCCGCCTTCGCCTGATTACG GAGACAAGCACCAGCAAGTCCCATTATGGGAGAGGGAATTCTGCCGCCACGTTGGCGACATCACTTGGGAGCAGTTCTGTGAAAACAAGCAGTATGTTGGACAATTCCATAAACTCGAGCCTTGGGATGATTCAGCGGCATTTGATTGTTTCCAGAACGCAAAGGCAAGGTTCTGGGCGAGCTACCATGGCCAGCCTTCTGACATTCCTTTGCTGGACGACCCGGATCTGTACATCGACAAGGTCGACCACCAATGCGAAGTCGACCCGGAGTTGGTAGCTGATCTGGATAGCGTAGGGCTACCGTTCGAGTCGGATGATAATCCTGCCTCAGCCAAAGGGTGGACCAATGCTGGGGCCGACAACAAGTGCACCCAGAACGGGTCTGGAAACTGGGACGCCTTCGTAGAAAAGCCAGCTGAAGTCAGTAAGTGGGACTCCGAGGCCAATCTCGCATCCAACACGACTTGGGGCGGCCAGGCCAATGTAGCAACACCTGAGGCGGTTTGGAGAGGCCAATCTTTCAGTAAATGGGGCAATGATAGCAACACCAGCCGGGGTGTTCCTCTGGAGAAGCCAAGCTGGCGTGGCTGTAACAAGAACCGCTACACACCCAACAGCTGGAGCAGCAACTTTCATAGCAGACCATCCGACAATAGGTACCAGCAGCTGGAGGATCCGAGCTACACTTCTGGGACTGGAAGGAAATGGAACGGCGGCGACGGTGGCGGGTACGTCAAGCAGAGGAGCTTTAAGCACAGGAACCAGGACCAGGGGCAGCACCAGCAGCCGAGGAGTGGCAGCTGGCAGCAGGACCAAAGAGGAAGGAGCAGGCAGTGGCGTCCGGTGCACAGCAGGGCTCCCTAA